From one candidate division KSB1 bacterium genomic stretch:
- a CDS encoding DUF1844 domain-containing protein has product MENLTPEQKQQALFMQLVIMFQQAAWAHLGKVPNPMTEKIERDLEQARMSIDMLDMIKARTQGNLSDDENKLLDHALRELKLNYIDELDKDKKEKADLPTAENKP; this is encoded by the coding sequence ATGGAAAACTTGACCCCCGAGCAAAAACAGCAAGCGTTGTTCATGCAACTCGTCATCATGTTTCAACAAGCGGCGTGGGCGCATTTGGGCAAAGTGCCCAATCCGATGACCGAAAAAATCGAGCGCGATCTCGAGCAGGCGCGAATGTCGATTGACATGCTCGACATGATCAAAGCCCGCACCCAGGGCAATCTCAGCGATGACGAGAACAAACTGCTCGATCATGCGCTGCGCGAGCTGAAGCTGAATTATATTGACGAGCTGGATAAAGATAAGAAGGAAAAGGCTGACCTCCCGACGGCGGAAAATAAGCCGTGA
- a CDS encoding DUF4837 family protein, with protein sequence MTRFEGWKMRKIFLLLITVVFIFFCQREIPSSGNEKEIIVIADSLDYAFLQEELSRTFEREVATPWPEKIFELKPISADQMENYFNHPQLLLIGILDRATPAASRVKSMLAPEVAERIRNGQNYVLQKDEPWAEDQRLVVLCAAHLDTLKQRISSHRDELFSMFDQFVAERMQREMYSQFERKELAATLLEKYGWTLRIQHDYHLYKEFPLENFVMLRRSWPERWLFVSWEKLNDSKPITPDEIVAWRNRIGERFYEGDKIVDNELTFHQVDFAGYRALEAQGLWENEKKVAGGPFKAWAFYDDSTQQAFLIDIAVFAPGKEKVKFLRQLEIMARTFETR encoded by the coding sequence ATGACTCGTTTCGAAGGGTGGAAGATGCGAAAGATTTTTCTACTTCTCATAACGGTGGTTTTTATCTTTTTTTGCCAGCGTGAAATTCCCAGCAGCGGCAATGAGAAAGAAATCATCGTGATCGCCGACTCGCTGGATTACGCATTTTTACAGGAGGAATTAAGCCGAACGTTCGAGCGGGAAGTTGCCACGCCCTGGCCGGAAAAGATTTTCGAGTTGAAACCTATTTCGGCCGATCAGATGGAGAATTATTTTAACCATCCGCAGCTTCTGCTCATCGGCATTCTCGACAGAGCAACGCCGGCGGCCAGCCGGGTCAAATCCATGCTGGCGCCTGAGGTTGCCGAGCGCATCAGAAACGGGCAAAATTATGTTCTCCAAAAAGATGAGCCCTGGGCCGAAGATCAGCGCCTCGTGGTGCTTTGTGCTGCCCACCTCGACACCCTAAAGCAACGTATCAGTTCCCATCGCGACGAGCTTTTCTCGATGTTCGATCAGTTTGTGGCAGAGCGGATGCAAAGGGAGATGTACAGCCAATTCGAGCGAAAAGAACTGGCGGCAACCTTGCTTGAAAAATACGGCTGGACGCTGCGCATTCAACATGATTATCATCTGTACAAGGAATTTCCGCTGGAAAACTTCGTGATGTTACGGCGTTCGTGGCCCGAACGCTGGCTGTTTGTGAGCTGGGAAAAATTAAATGACTCCAAGCCAATAACCCCCGATGAAATCGTAGCGTGGCGCAATCGCATCGGAGAGCGATTTTACGAAGGCGACAAAATTGTTGACAATGAGCTTACATTTCACCAAGTTGATTTTGCCGGCTATCGCGCGCTGGAAGCACAAGGCCTCTGGGAAAACGAAAAGAAAGTCGCCGGCGGGCCGTTCAAAGCCTGGGCTTTTTATGATGACTCGACGCAGCAGGCGTTTCTCATCGATATTGCCGTGTTCGCCCCCGGCAAAGAAAAGGTGAAATTCCTGCGCCAGCTCGAAATCATGGCGCGGACGTTTGAAACACGTTGA
- a CDS encoding DUF2723 domain-containing protein, with product MSHGKVNAMIAGVVFVISFLTYLSTIAPTTSFWDCGEFIACSYILGVPHPPGAPLYILVGRIFSMLPTSADIGFRVNLMSPIVSGITAMLTYLIIIRLLMIWKGQPQTWTPSDRISVYASGIIGALAFAFSDSQWFNSVEAEVYAGSMFFTAIVIWLILKWMDHADSPQADRYLLIIFYLMGLALGVHLLNLLALPPIAMIVYARLHKRSAKEKDGFNEFVMMSLAAGAAFAIVMLINSGITIGSLNIGLVKGIPSILSNFGMETLVFLVLLLAGLMVWSIKGQKRIAALIFSSLFLMVLGYSTYTALYIRSGLKPAINENNPDNPERLVKYLNREQYGDWSITERRAPLWKYQIEKMYIRYFNWQFVGKGQSLDQEGRIVEVYTLRGLWGLPFLVGLLGMLYHFQRDWRRAYPILVLFIMTGLAIIVYLNQEDPQPRERDYAYTGSFFAFAIWIGIGMTALIDMIKQALTQKAHKASRSERSAPAGIALALCALVFVAVPANMFKFNYHEHNRQGNYVAYDYSYNILQTCEPNGIIFTNGDNDTFPLWFLQYVYNIRRDVRVVNLSLLNTDWYIKQLRDEEPRVPINLTDAQIDGLQAMAWQKQTVTIGVPKATYEQFYNDLFRLDSTIVREENPAIRIEVAPTLYGQGIRVQDLMVLKILEDNKFRRPVYFAVTVSPDNKLGLDNYMRMDGLAFKILPVKINNRRLVDPQLMWTNLNEKFQYRNLNNPDVYYDDNTKSLLGNYRSAFLTLAQYHLSNYEKYKDKPLQAYEPETRAWTWQNDKERAMQVLDRMSEVIPESVIPTGNFQLNLAIGQMYEQLGKPEELDKRLRALGQDKSLRMTPEMKLQLADYIESYFNRPVLAESLVQALVKADPNFSEGVRWLSGYYGRQQQYARGIDLLQQWVTRKPDDQQAKSQLEQLKILAQADSVTKTMRPGAATDTTSGK from the coding sequence ATGTCGCACGGCAAAGTGAACGCCATGATCGCCGGCGTTGTTTTCGTCATCAGCTTTTTGACTTACTTGAGCACGATCGCGCCCACCACTTCGTTTTGGGATTGCGGTGAGTTCATCGCTTGTTCCTACATTCTCGGCGTGCCACATCCGCCCGGGGCGCCGCTGTACATACTCGTCGGGCGAATTTTTTCGATGCTGCCGACCAGCGCAGACATCGGCTTTCGCGTCAATTTAATGTCGCCGATCGTCAGTGGCATCACCGCGATGTTGACGTATCTGATCATTATACGGCTGTTGATGATTTGGAAGGGCCAGCCACAAACCTGGACGCCGTCGGATCGCATCTCGGTTTACGCCTCCGGCATCATCGGGGCGCTGGCTTTCGCTTTTTCGGACAGCCAGTGGTTCAATTCCGTCGAAGCCGAAGTCTATGCCGGCTCGATGTTTTTTACCGCCATTGTCATCTGGCTGATCTTGAAGTGGATGGATCATGCGGATTCGCCGCAGGCCGACCGTTATCTTTTGATCATCTTTTACCTCATGGGGCTCGCGCTCGGCGTGCATCTGCTGAACCTTTTGGCACTACCGCCGATTGCGATGATCGTGTACGCCCGCCTGCACAAACGTTCGGCCAAAGAGAAAGACGGCTTTAATGAATTCGTCATGATGTCGCTTGCCGCTGGCGCCGCCTTTGCCATTGTCATGTTGATCAACAGCGGCATTACGATCGGCTCGCTCAACATCGGCTTGGTGAAAGGCATTCCCAGCATCCTGTCGAATTTTGGCATGGAGACGCTGGTTTTTCTTGTACTGCTTCTCGCCGGTTTGATGGTTTGGTCGATCAAAGGCCAAAAACGCATTGCCGCCCTGATCTTTTCTTCCCTTTTTCTGATGGTGTTGGGCTATTCGACCTATACCGCCCTTTACATTCGTTCCGGTTTGAAGCCTGCAATCAACGAAAATAATCCGGACAACCCCGAGCGCCTGGTAAAATATCTCAATCGCGAGCAATATGGCGATTGGTCGATCACCGAACGCCGCGCGCCACTGTGGAAATATCAAATCGAAAAAATGTATATTCGTTATTTCAACTGGCAGTTTGTCGGCAAGGGTCAGTCGCTTGATCAGGAAGGCCGTATTGTCGAGGTCTACACGTTGCGAGGTTTGTGGGGTCTGCCGTTCCTCGTCGGTTTGCTCGGCATGTTGTATCATTTCCAACGCGATTGGCGGCGCGCTTATCCGATTTTGGTTTTGTTCATCATGACCGGCCTGGCGATCATCGTTTATCTGAATCAGGAAGACCCGCAGCCGCGCGAGCGTGATTACGCCTACACCGGCTCATTTTTCGCCTTTGCGATTTGGATCGGCATCGGTATGACCGCGCTCATCGATATGATCAAACAAGCGTTGACGCAGAAAGCACACAAAGCCAGCCGCAGCGAGCGTTCGGCGCCGGCGGGAATTGCCTTGGCGCTTTGCGCGCTCGTTTTTGTTGCGGTGCCGGCCAATATGTTCAAATTCAATTATCACGAGCACAACCGGCAGGGGAATTACGTCGCCTACGATTACTCTTACAATATTCTCCAAACCTGCGAGCCGAACGGCATCATCTTCACCAATGGCGACAACGACACGTTCCCACTGTGGTTTCTGCAATATGTTTATAATATTCGCCGCGATGTTCGCGTCGTCAATTTGAGCTTGTTGAATACCGATTGGTATATCAAACAATTGCGCGACGAAGAGCCGCGCGTGCCCATCAATCTCACCGATGCGCAAATCGATGGGTTGCAGGCCATGGCTTGGCAAAAGCAAACCGTAACGATTGGCGTTCCCAAAGCGACGTACGAACAATTTTATAATGATCTTTTTCGTCTCGACAGCACCATCGTGCGCGAAGAAAATCCCGCGATTCGTATCGAAGTGGCGCCGACGCTGTACGGCCAGGGCATTCGCGTGCAGGATTTGATGGTTTTGAAAATTCTTGAAGACAACAAATTCCGCCGGCCGGTTTATTTTGCCGTCACGGTTTCGCCGGATAACAAGCTGGGTCTCGACAACTACATGCGCATGGACGGCCTGGCGTTTAAAATTCTGCCGGTGAAAATTAACAACCGCCGCCTCGTCGATCCGCAGCTCATGTGGACCAATCTCAATGAAAAGTTCCAATACCGCAATCTGAACAATCCGGACGTTTATTATGACGACAACACCAAGAGCCTGTTGGGAAATTATCGTTCCGCGTTTTTGACGCTGGCGCAATATCATCTGTCAAACTATGAAAAATATAAAGACAAACCCTTGCAAGCTTATGAGCCGGAAACTCGCGCCTGGACCTGGCAAAACGACAAAGAGCGCGCCATGCAGGTTCTCGATCGCATGAGCGAAGTCATCCCGGAGTCGGTTATTCCGACCGGCAATTTCCAATTGAATTTGGCGATTGGACAAATGTACGAGCAGCTCGGAAAACCGGAGGAGCTCGATAAACGTCTGCGCGCGCTTGGGCAAGACAAATCGTTGCGCATGACGCCGGAAATGAAACTTCAGCTCGCTGATTACATCGAGAGTTATTTTAATCGACCGGTCCTGGCGGAATCCCTCGTACAGGCGCTTGTCAAAGCTGATCCGAATTTCAGCGAGGGAGTGAGATGGTTGAGCGGTTATTACGGCCGGCAGCAACAATATGCCCGCGGCATCGATTTGCTGCAGCAATGGGTGACCCGCAAGCCCGACGACCAGCAAGCCAAGTCGCAATTGGAACAGCTCAAGATCCTGGCGCAAGCCGACTCCGTTACGAAAACGATGCGCCCCGGCGCTGCAACCGACACCACGAGCGGAAAATAG
- a CDS encoding polyprenol monophosphomannose synthase yields MISKIFLERSAVLSGVNSSRALVVIPTYNEAGNIENLINRIFSLNDSKIEILVVDDNSPDGTGELVSRRRKTEPRLHLLQRPAKMGLGTAYVAGFRYALQNGFQYIFEMDADLSHNPDDLPRLLEKMNGYDLVIGSRYLTGVNVINWPLSRLLLSLFANWYTRTITGMPINDCTSGFKCIHRRVLEAVALDGIVSNGYAFQIELHYKIWRQGFRICEVPIVFTERREGKSKMSRKVQFEAATMVWRLKLGDWLRSSRGLAE; encoded by the coding sequence ATGATCTCGAAAATATTTTTAGAAAGGAGTGCTGTATTGTCTGGAGTCAATTCATCACGGGCGTTGGTCGTTATTCCGACTTACAATGAAGCTGGCAATATTGAGAACCTTATCAACCGTATTTTCTCATTAAATGACTCGAAGATAGAAATTCTTGTCGTTGACGACAACTCGCCTGACGGCACGGGCGAGTTGGTGTCGCGTCGGCGCAAAACAGAGCCGCGCTTGCATTTGCTGCAGCGTCCGGCAAAAATGGGCTTGGGCACGGCCTACGTCGCCGGTTTTCGTTATGCCCTCCAAAACGGTTTCCAGTATATTTTCGAGATGGACGCCGATCTCTCGCACAATCCCGATGATCTGCCGCGGCTGTTGGAAAAAATGAACGGTTACGACCTGGTGATCGGCTCGCGTTATCTCACTGGCGTCAACGTCATCAACTGGCCGTTATCGCGGCTTTTGCTCAGTCTTTTTGCCAATTGGTACACGCGGACGATTACGGGCATGCCGATCAACGACTGCACCAGCGGCTTCAAGTGCATTCACCGTCGCGTGCTCGAAGCGGTGGCTCTCGACGGCATCGTCTCAAACGGCTACGCCTTTCAAATCGAGCTGCATTACAAAATCTGGCGTCAGGGTTTTCGAATTTGCGAAGTGCCGATTGTTTTCACCGAGCGCCGCGAAGGCAAATCCAAAATGTCGCGCAAAGTTCAATTCGAAGCCGCGACGATGGTCTGGCGCCTTAAGCTGGGGGATTGGCTGCGTTCGTCGCGGGGTTTGGCGGAATGA
- a CDS encoding carbohydrate kinase family protein → MSQRLGVIGTFIRDTIITLDGKIVESIGGLYHTMAYLAHLVEAGTEIQPLCHVGDDFYDELRETLARFNKNILFDTLLRVQQTNTQVKLIYRRPETRDEVTSPTMPPIRVNEITGLAGCEMVLVNLISGDDITLEALKNLHQLNPSPLIYLDLHSLALGIDEAGRRYYRGIPDWPEWVAACDILQMNEREAATLAGVVDKQVTHDDLIKLGRRVVAEKIIACHLTLGSAGSLLFYRNKENDVCHEHCQPLNVSQVIDVIGCGDAFGAAFVAHFMRSKNFSAATHFANKVAGLNCTFMGSLTSEIFQQVVKPQLEALPQEEPR, encoded by the coding sequence ATGTCTCAACGCCTCGGCGTCATCGGTACGTTTATCCGTGACACCATCATCACTCTCGACGGCAAAATCGTGGAGAGCATTGGCGGTTTGTATCACACGATGGCCTATCTTGCGCATTTGGTTGAGGCCGGCACCGAGATTCAGCCGCTCTGTCATGTCGGCGATGATTTTTATGACGAACTTCGAGAAACGCTGGCGCGTTTCAATAAAAACATTCTTTTTGATACTTTGCTGCGCGTGCAACAAACAAATACCCAGGTCAAATTGATTTACCGCAGACCGGAAACACGCGACGAAGTGACCAGCCCGACCATGCCGCCGATCAGGGTGAATGAGATCACGGGGTTGGCGGGATGTGAAATGGTTTTGGTGAATTTGATCAGCGGCGACGATATAACTTTAGAGGCGTTAAAAAATTTACATCAATTAAATCCTTCGCCGCTCATTTATCTTGATTTGCATTCGCTCGCACTCGGCATTGACGAAGCCGGCAGGCGATATTATCGCGGCATTCCCGACTGGCCCGAGTGGGTGGCCGCCTGCGATATTCTGCAAATGAACGAACGCGAAGCGGCAACATTGGCCGGCGTCGTGGACAAGCAGGTGACTCATGACGATCTGATCAAATTAGGCCGGCGTGTGGTTGCGGAAAAAATTATAGCCTGCCATCTCACGCTCGGCAGCGCCGGTTCCTTGCTTTTTTATCGAAATAAAGAAAACGACGTTTGTCACGAGCATTGCCAACCGCTCAACGTTTCTCAGGTTATCGATGTCATCGGCTGCGGCGACGCTTTTGGTGCAGCGTTTGTCGCGCATTTTATGCGATCCAAAAATTTCTCTGCGGCGACGCATTTTGCCAACAAAGTCGCCGGTTTGAATTGCACGTTTATGGGATCATTAACTTCGGAAATTTTTCAGCAGGTGGTAAAACCGCAGCTTGAGGCATTGCCTCAGGAAGAGCCTCGTTAA
- the rfbD gene encoding dTDP-4-dehydrorhamnose reductase — MRKRVLITGANGLLGQQLIKAFRDQYDVHALGLQAEPRLRDANFHYHQGDITERQKLRALVQELVPKFIVNAAAFTDVDGSETQREACWRVNVTGVENLVYAAQKVGSRLLHVSTDYVFDGKNGPYREDDRPNPLGFYARSKLAGENALINSKADYAIARTMVLYGAGHAIRPNFATWLIQQLRDGKPVHVVDDQFGNPTLASELAQALYVLAESGHNGIYHISGSEIIDRYHFAVKIAEVFDLDAGLIQPIKTRDFKQASPRPLRSGFDISKAVRELGITMSDVVGGLQKFKAELAAK, encoded by the coding sequence TTGCGTAAAAGAGTTCTGATTACCGGCGCGAACGGCCTGCTGGGGCAGCAGCTCATTAAAGCCTTTCGCGATCAGTATGATGTTCACGCCCTCGGTCTGCAAGCCGAACCGCGTTTGCGCGATGCAAACTTTCATTATCACCAGGGTGACATTACCGAGCGCCAAAAACTCCGCGCGCTCGTGCAAGAGCTGGTGCCCAAATTTATCGTCAACGCCGCCGCCTTCACCGACGTTGACGGCAGCGAAACCCAGCGTGAAGCCTGTTGGCGTGTCAACGTCACCGGTGTGGAAAATTTGGTGTATGCCGCGCAAAAAGTCGGCAGCCGACTCCTTCATGTCAGCACCGATTACGTTTTTGACGGCAAGAACGGCCCGTATCGTGAAGACGATCGGCCTAATCCGCTGGGATTTTACGCGCGCTCAAAACTCGCCGGTGAAAATGCCTTGATCAACAGCAAAGCCGATTACGCGATTGCGCGCACGATGGTGTTGTATGGCGCCGGACATGCAATTCGCCCGAATTTTGCCACATGGCTGATTCAACAGTTGCGCGATGGCAAACCCGTACATGTTGTCGACGATCAATTCGGCAACCCGACTTTGGCGAGCGAGTTGGCGCAGGCGTTGTATGTTCTCGCCGAGTCCGGACACAATGGTATCTATCATATCAGTGGCAGCGAAATCATTGATCGCTATCATTTCGCCGTCAAAATCGCCGAAGTTTTCGATCTCGATGCCGGTCTCATTCAGCCGATCAAAACCAGAGACTTCAAACAAGCTTCGCCACGGCCGTTGCGCTCGGGTTTCGATATTTCCAAAGCCGTTCGCGAGCTCGGCATAACCATGTCCGATGTTGTTGGCGGCTTGCAGAAATTCAAAGCCGAGCTGGCGGCCAAATGA
- a CDS encoding glycosyltransferase family 2 protein: MLESVTENTSNQQPASSCPLVSIIIPHWRGQKILQRSLASLQRINYRPVEILLIDNGCDDGSIAEAQHKFPGVRVIVAERNLGFAGGCNLGLHLAAGKYALLFNDDAEATPDFLEPLVAIMENDPQVAACQPKIRSLEFPEKFDYAGANGGFLDIFGFPFCRGRIFMTLEDDHGQYDDRCDLFWASGACCLLRLSALQQVGLLDVNFFAHMEEIDLDWRLHLAGYRVISAPDSVVRHHAGSTLHPDKPYKIYLNHRNSLVMMMKNYSARNLLWVLPGRLLLDTAAFWYRVFHGDFRRALAIVRAGLHVVRHWRSIISRRRESQKHRRLSDRDLMQRIYRRSIVWDYFIAGRKLFSMLPSFPSSQIRQRISRPAFAKNE; encoded by the coding sequence ATGCTTGAGTCTGTGACTGAAAACACCAGCAACCAGCAACCAGCAAGCAGTTGCCCTCTCGTTTCCATTATCATTCCGCATTGGCGCGGGCAAAAGATTTTGCAGCGCTCGCTGGCGAGTCTGCAGCGGATCAATTATCGCCCGGTGGAAATTTTGCTCATTGACAACGGCTGTGACGACGGCAGCATTGCCGAGGCGCAGCATAAATTTCCCGGCGTGCGCGTCATTGTCGCTGAGAGGAATCTCGGCTTTGCCGGCGGCTGCAATTTGGGCTTGCATCTCGCCGCCGGCAAATACGCACTGTTGTTCAACGACGACGCCGAAGCCACGCCGGATTTTCTCGAGCCGCTTGTGGCAATCATGGAGAACGATCCGCAAGTTGCCGCCTGCCAGCCGAAAATCCGCTCGCTGGAATTTCCTGAAAAATTCGATTATGCCGGCGCCAACGGCGGTTTTCTCGACATCTTCGGTTTTCCATTTTGCCGCGGCCGGATTTTCATGACGCTTGAAGATGATCATGGCCAGTACGACGACCGCTGCGATCTGTTTTGGGCCTCCGGCGCCTGCTGTCTTTTGCGACTGTCGGCGCTCCAGCAAGTCGGTTTGTTGGATGTCAATTTTTTTGCGCACATGGAAGAAATCGATCTCGACTGGCGGCTGCATCTCGCCGGCTATCGCGTCATCTCGGCGCCGGATTCGGTGGTGCGCCATCACGCCGGCTCGACGCTGCATCCCGACAAGCCCTACAAAATTTATCTCAATCATCGCAACAGCCTGGTCATGATGATGAAGAATTATTCAGCCCGCAATCTGTTGTGGGTTTTGCCCGGCAGGCTGTTGCTCGACACGGCCGCGTTTTGGTATCGAGTTTTTCACGGGGATTTTCGCCGCGCGCTGGCGATTGTCCGCGCCGGTTTGCACGTTGTTCGACACTGGCGCAGCATCATCTCGCGCCGGCGGGAAAGCCAAAAGCACCGCCGCCTCAGCGATCGCGATCTCATGCAGCGCATCTATCGCCGCAGCATCGTGTGGGATTATTTTATCGCCGGCCGGAAACTTTTTTCCATGCTGCCGTCTTTTCCATCTTCCCAGATCAGGCAACGTATCTCCCGGCCGGCCTTTGCAAAAAATGAGTAA
- a CDS encoding class I SAM-dependent methyltransferase: protein MSKPESALSPDKPAMAFEQVSCPLCGAERFDLYCEAPDRFQPQTGLLYKIQRCRQCGMIHLNPRPPEEESGQFYEHADYLPFTSLVSSPSLTARVYEFFRRLNLRWKRRVIHDFWQRTKNQEREANQNLPVAPCHLLDVGCGTGEFLVEMKSAGWQVEGLERDERAANWAHEQHGIAVSAGHVEQLAGSTQQYDLITMWHVLEHLYDPGQALQILTRRLRDDGWLLIAVPNIAGLEARLYKSNWVALDAPRHVNHFSLETLSRLGSKHGLTLRWWRQLPLDAFFNALMSERLAAQRRPGRWFLWPLRLLRAFGVAFLSFIGGSHTPFSYASYGASLVCFFEKSKRK, encoded by the coding sequence ATGAGTAAACCAGAATCCGCATTGTCACCGGATAAACCGGCGATGGCCTTCGAACAGGTTTCCTGCCCCTTGTGCGGCGCTGAGCGTTTCGATTTGTATTGTGAAGCGCCGGACCGCTTTCAGCCGCAAACCGGGTTGTTGTATAAAATTCAGCGCTGCCGGCAATGCGGCATGATTCATTTGAATCCACGCCCTCCCGAAGAAGAGAGCGGCCAATTTTATGAACACGCCGATTATTTGCCGTTCACGAGCTTGGTTTCGTCTCCTTCGTTGACTGCTCGCGTTTACGAATTTTTTCGCCGCCTCAATTTGCGCTGGAAACGCCGCGTGATTCATGATTTTTGGCAACGCACAAAAAACCAAGAACGCGAGGCAAATCAGAATTTGCCCGTTGCTCCTTGTCACTTGCTCGACGTCGGCTGCGGCACCGGCGAATTTCTTGTTGAAATGAAAAGCGCCGGCTGGCAAGTGGAAGGCTTGGAACGCGACGAACGTGCGGCAAATTGGGCGCATGAACAGCACGGAATTGCCGTTTCCGCCGGTCATGTCGAGCAATTGGCTGGCTCGACGCAACAGTATGATTTGATCACGATGTGGCATGTGCTCGAACATCTTTATGATCCCGGGCAGGCGCTGCAGATTCTTACCAGGCGCTTGCGTGACGATGGCTGGCTGCTCATCGCCGTTCCCAATATTGCCGGCCTCGAGGCCCGCCTTTATAAATCAAACTGGGTGGCGCTCGATGCGCCGCGGCACGTGAATCATTTCTCGCTCGAAACCCTCAGCCGCCTCGGCAGCAAACACGGTTTGACGTTGCGCTGGTGGCGGCAATTGCCGCTTGATGCCTTTTTCAACGCGTTGATGAGTGAAAGACTGGCGGCCCAAAGACGACCTGGGCGATGGTTCTTGTGGCCGCTGCGATTGCTGCGCGCTTTCGGTGTGGCATTTCTCTCATTTATTGGCGGCAGTCACACGCCTTTCTCCTACGCCTCGTATGGCGCCAGCTTGGTTTGTTTTTTTGAGAAGAGTAAGCGGAAATAA
- a CDS encoding NCS2 family permease, with protein sequence MTSALAKFFDFAGTGTNFRREVIAGLTTFATMSYIIFVNPAILSAAGMDFGAVMVATCVSSAIGTLLMALLANYPIALAPGMGINAYFAFSVCQGLGIPWQTALAGVFFSGVLFIVLSLFRFREKIIAAIPEALKHAIAIGIGLLIAFVGLKEGGIIASHPATFVRLASLREPIALLTLFGLFLTAILLARRVVGALLLGIVATTLLALLLGLVKFQGFLSLPPSMAPTFLKMDLMSALNLGFVTIILVFFFVDLFDTVGTLVGVGEQAGFLKNGQLPRGGRALMADALATATGAACGTSTVVSYIESASGVAEGGRTGFANFVTAALFIIALFLFPLVQMIGGGIKVGSEVYHPITAPALIIVGSMMAQNVLRIEWKDFTEAMPAFLTLIGMPLTFSIADGMALGFISYPIFKLATGRGREVSLAVYILMAVFLLRYLFLIET encoded by the coding sequence ATGACCTCAGCCCTCGCCAAGTTTTTTGACTTTGCCGGAACCGGCACGAATTTCCGCCGCGAGGTCATCGCCGGTTTGACCACCTTTGCGACGATGTCGTACATTATCTTCGTTAATCCGGCTATTCTCTCCGCTGCCGGAATGGACTTTGGCGCGGTGATGGTTGCGACCTGCGTCTCCTCGGCTATCGGCACGCTGCTGATGGCGCTGCTGGCAAATTATCCGATTGCGTTGGCGCCCGGCATGGGCATCAACGCCTATTTTGCTTTTTCCGTTTGCCAGGGACTCGGCATTCCCTGGCAAACCGCGCTGGCCGGCGTGTTTTTCTCCGGCGTGCTTTTTATCGTGTTGTCGCTTTTCCGCTTTCGCGAAAAAATCATTGCCGCGATACCGGAGGCTTTGAAGCACGCCATCGCCATCGGCATCGGTTTGTTGATCGCCTTTGTCGGATTGAAGGAGGGCGGCATCATCGCCAGCCATCCGGCAACGTTCGTGCGGCTGGCGTCGTTGCGCGAGCCGATTGCTTTGCTCACGCTCTTCGGACTTTTTTTGACCGCGATTTTATTGGCCCGGCGCGTGGTCGGCGCGCTTTTGCTCGGCATCGTCGCAACCACTTTACTCGCGCTTTTGCTGGGGTTGGTGAAATTTCAAGGTTTCTTGAGCTTGCCGCCTTCGATGGCGCCGACTTTTCTCAAGATGGATTTGATGAGCGCGCTCAATTTGGGATTTGTCACGATCATTTTGGTTTTCTTTTTCGTTGATTTGTTCGACACCGTCGGCACGTTGGTCGGTGTCGGCGAGCAGGCGGGATTTTTGAAAAACGGACAACTGCCGCGCGGCGGACGCGCGCTGATGGCCGATGCGCTGGCAACGGCCACCGGCGCCGCTTGTGGAACTTCCACCGTCGTGAGCTACATTGAAAGCGCTTCGGGCGTGGCAGAAGGCGGCCGCACTGGCTTCGCGAATTTCGTGACCGCGGCGCTGTTCATTATCGCCCTGTTTCTTTTCCCGCTGGTGCAAATGATCGGCGGTGGCATCAAGGTCGGCAGCGAGGTTTATCATCCGATCACCGCGCCGGCTCTGATCATCGTCGGCAGCATGATGGCGCAAAATGTTTTGCGCATCGAGTGGAAAGATTTTACCGAAGCCATGCCGGCGTTTTTGACGCTCATCGGCATGCCGCTCACCTTTAGCATTGCCGACGGCATGGCCCTCGGCTTCATCTCTTATCCGATTTTCAAGCTGGCTACCGGACGCGGTCGAGAAGTTAGCTTGGCGGTTTATATTCTAATGGCGGTGTTTCTGTTGCGCTATCTTTTTCTAATCGAAACATAA